A stretch of Cicer arietinum cultivar CDC Frontier isolate Library 1 chromosome 5, Cicar.CDCFrontier_v2.0, whole genome shotgun sequence DNA encodes these proteins:
- the LOC101515444 gene encoding inorganic phosphate transporter 1-4-like, whose protein sequence is MAREQLGVLSALDSAKTQWYHFTAIIIAGMGFFTDAYDLFCIPNVTKLLGRIYYTHKGSPKPGTLPPNVSAAVNGVALCGTLAGQLFFGWLGDKMGRKKVYGLTLALMVFSSLASGLSFGHSAKGTISTLCFFRFWLGFGIGGDYPLSATIMSEYANKKTRGAFIASVFAMQGFGILAGGIVSLLVSTAFDHAYKAPPYKLNPEASLVPQADYVWRIILMFGAVPAALTYYWRMKMPETARYTALVAKNAKQAAQDMSTVLQVEIEAEQQKLDNIVVREQNSFGLFSKEFVKRHGLHLLGTTSTWFLLDIAYYSSNLFQKDIYSSIGWLPPAADMNAIHEVFKVARATTLIALCGTVPGYWFTVAFIDVIGRFFIQVMGFFFMTVFMFALALPYHHWTKKENRIGFLVMYAFTFFFANFGPNSTTFVVPAEIFPARLRSTCHGISSAAGKAGAIIGAFGFLYASQSKDPKKRDAGYPAGIGMKNTLILLAVVNCLGIFFTFLVPEAKGKSLEEMSGENEEESGDDVAVVDPHASSNRTVPV, encoded by the exons ATGGCTCGTGAGCAACTAGGAGTTCTGAGTGCTCTTGATTCAGCCAAGACACAATGGTACCATTTCACAGCCATTATAATAGCTGGTATGGGATTCTTCACAGATGCATATGACCTTTTCTGCATACCAAACGTGACAAAATTACTGGGAAGAATTTACTACACACATAAAGGTTCACCAAAACCAGGAACTTTACCTCCAAATGTATCAGCAGCAGTTAACGGTGTTGCACTTTGTGGAACACTAGCAGGTCAACTTTTCTTTGGTTGGCTCGGGGACAAAATGGGAAGAAAAAAAGTGTACGGACTAACACTAGCACTCATGGTATTCTCTTCTCTCGCTTCAGGTCTATCTTTCGGTCACTCTGCCAAAGGAACTATTTCAACTCTTTGTTTCTTTAGATTCTGGCTTGGTTTTGGTATTGGTGGTGATTACCCTCTTTCTGCTACAATTATGTCTGAATATGCTAATAAAAAGACACGTGGTGCTTTTATAGCTTCTGTTTTCGCTATGCAAGGTTTTGGTATTTTGGCTGGTGGAATTGTTTCTTTGTTAGTTTCAACTGCTTTTGATCATGCTTATAAAGCTCCACCATATAAACTTAATCCTGAAGCTTCACTTGTGCCTCAAGCTGATTATGTTTGGCGTATCATTCTCATGTTTGGGGCTGTTCCTGCTGCTTTAACTTACTATTGGCGTATGAAAATGCCTGAGACTGCAAG GTACACTGCACTTGTTGCTAAGAATGCAAAACAAGCAGCACAAGACATGTCAACGGTTTTACAAGTTGAGATTGAAGCTGAACAACAGAAACTTGACAACATAGTTGTGAGAGAACAGAACAGCTTTGGTTTGTTTAGTAAAGAGTTTGTTAAAAGACATGGACTTCATTTACTTGGAACAACTTCAACTTGGTTTTTACTTGACATTGCTTATTATAGTTCAAATCTTTTTCAAAAGGATATTTATAGTAGTATTGGTTGGTTACCACCTGCTGCTGATATGAATGCAATTCATGAAGTTTTCAAAGTTGCTAGAGCAACAACACTAATAGCACTTTGTGGAACTGTTCCTGGTTATTGGTTCACTGTGGCGTTTATCGATGTTATCGGTCGGTTCTTCATTCAAGTCATGGGATTCTTCTTCATGACAGTGTTCATGTTTGCACTTGCCCTTCCTTATCATCATTGGACTAAGAAAGAAAACAGAATTGGGTTTTTGGTTATGTATGCTTTCACTTTTTTCTTCGCGAATTTTGGCCCGAATTCAACTACTTTTGTTGTGCCTGCTGAGATATTTCCGGCTAGGTTGAGATCAACATGTCATGGGATATCTTCTGCAGCAGGAAAAGCTGGAGCAATTATAGGTGCTTTTGGATTTTTGTATGCTTCACAAAGTAAGGATCCGAAAAAGAGAGATGCAGGGTACCCTGCTGGTATTGGAATGAAAAACACTCTTATTTTGCTTGCTGTTGTTAACTGTCTTGGCATATTTTTCACTTTTCTTGTGCCTGAAGCTAAAGGAAAATCATTGGAAGAGATGAGTGGAGAGAATGAAGAAGAATCTGGTGATGATGTTGCTGTTGTTGATCCACATGCCTCTTCTAATAGGACTGTTCCAGTGTAA